The Chryseobacterium sp. G0186 genome includes the window ATGCGCGATAACCTCAACGCAGCTGAAGATAATTCTGACCTGAAAAAACTTGAAAAATCTTTCGATATGTTATTTGATAAGGTACAGCCACTTTCATTAGTCGCTAATAACCTTACACTTATCGTACCGAGCGATTTTTACAAGGAATATATCGAGGACAATTACTTGTCCTTACTTTCTGCTGCCCTGAAGAAAAATGTTGGAAAAGGAGTGAAATTATGGTATTCTGTGATGGAAAACAGACCAAAGGGTGAAGAAAAACCTGTTACCATGAATATGAAGGGACAAAGTGTTCCTACTCCAAAAACGCAAGAAACAATGCCACAAGGATTTTCAGCTAATATTGTAAACCCTTTCGTGGTCCCTGGAATTAGAAAAGTAAATATTGATTCTAACCTGAAGCCTGATTACTCATTTGATAGTTATGTAGAAGGAGAAAGTAATAAATTTGCAGCTACTGTGGCAAGATCCATTGCCAAAAGACCGGGAGCAACAGCATTTAACCCACTGTTTTTATATGGAGGTTACGGAGTGGGAAAAACTCACTTAGGACAGGCCGTTGGTCTTGAAGTAAAGAACCAGTTTCCGGACAAAGTTGTTCTTTACCTATCTTCAGAAAAATTCATCCAGCAGTTTATTTCAGCTGCAAAAGCTCATAAGCAAACAGAATTTGCAAATTTCTACCAAATGGTAGATGTATTGATCATTGATGATATCCAGTTCCTATCAGGAAAATCAGCAACACAGGATAGTTTCTTCCATATTTTTGATCACCTGCATCAGAATGGAAAACAGATCATTCTTACTTCAGATAAAGCCCCGGCAGATATTATGGATATTCAGGACAGGATTGTTTCCCGTTTCAAATGGGGACTTTCTGCAGAAATAAAATCTCCTGATTTATCTACAAGAAGACAGATTATTGAAGACAAACTAAGCAGAGACGGAATTGTTCTTCCGGGAGACATGCTAGACTTCCTTGCCGTTGAAACGAAAACCAATGTAAGAGAATTAATTGGGGTGATCAACTCGGTAATTGCTTATTCTACAGTATATAAGAGAGACCTAAGTCTTGAATTATTAAAGGAAACCATCAACAGAATTGCTGCCAACCAGAAGAAAGTAATCAACATTCCTTACATTCAGGATGTGGTATGTGATTATTTCGGAATCAAAAAAGAGCAGCTTCTTTCCAAAACAAGAAAAAGAGAGATTGCATTACCAAGACAATTGGCGATGTACTTCTCAAAAGCATTCACCAACTCTACATTCACTAAAATTGGTGAAGAAATGGGAGGTAAGGATCACTCAACCGTAATGTATGCATGTGATACGATCAAGGATGTTTCAAAAATTGATAAAGAAATCAAGAAATACGTTAAGGATCTTACTGAAAGAATCAAACAGTAAGCTATCTTAAGCTAAAATAATTTAAAATGGAGAATCGTTGTATTCTTCATTTTTTATTTAGTTTTGTCACACAGAATATGAATATCTTTTAACCTTTTCAACTGTAAAACTATGAAAATTTTGATGGTCTGCCTGGGAAACATATGCAGAAGTCCTTTAGCTGAGGGAATCATGCAAACAAAACTACCACAGGATTTCTTGGTAGACTCCGCAGGAACTATTTCCATGCATGAAGGAGAACATCCCGATAAAAGAGCTGTTAAAACTGCAGCAAACCATGATGTTGATATTTCCAAGCAGAAATCAAGACCTATTACAAGATCAGATTTTGAGATTTTTGATAAGATTTATTGTATGGATGCTAGCGTATATAAAGATGTTATTTCCAAGGCTCAAACTGAAGAAGAACGTGAGAAAATAGCATTATTCTTGGAAGCTGCAGGAGAATATAATAACACCGAAGTTCCTGATCCTTATTGGGGCGGAATGGAAGATTTTGAAAAAGTCTTTCAATTATTAGACAATGGTTGCACTAAAATAGCCAACCACTTAAAGCGTACTTCCCATTCATAATCTATAAAACGTATAATTAATTTAACTTCCTATGCTTTTTTTACTTCCAGCTTACCTGTCAGAAAATACCTCTATTGCTCACTTTTCACCTGTGATAAAGGAATATATCATGCAAACTGATTACTTCTTTGTAGAAAATGAAAAAACAGCGAGAAAGGTGGTTAAGTTTTTTGCTCCTGAAAAAAAACAATCAGATTTGAAGCTGTTTCTTCTCGATAAGTATACTGAAAATGCAGATATTAAGGAAGCTCAGGAACTGATGCTGAAAGGACAGGATTTTGGGTTGCTTTCAGAGGCTGGACTGCCGTGTATTGCAGATCCGGGGAATCTGATTGTAAAATGGTGCCATGAAAAAAATATCAGGGTTGTTCCTATTTCCGGGCCATCATCTATTATATTGGCGTTGATTTCCAGTGGTTTCAATGGACAGGAATTTACATTTCACGGATATCTTCCCATTGAAAAAGGAGAAAAAAAGAAACAAATCCAGCACTTGGAAAGTCTGGTTCAGAAAACTGGTTATTCACAAATTTTTATGGAAACTCCATACAGAAATAACCCACTTTTTGAAGATCTTACAAAATTCTTATCACCTAACACAAAGCTTTGTATTGCTGCCAATATCAACGATCCGGAGCATGAATTTATTAAAACAAAAACCATAAAAGACTGGCAAAAACAGAAGCCGGAGCTGCATAAGGTTCCTGCAGTTTTTGTATTAGGAAAATAAACTTTTTTCCGCAGATTGAGTAAATTTTAAAGCGATGCAGTAATCTGCTCAATCTGCGAGAACGAAAAGTTATTTACTACTGTTTCTTACTTTCCATTTTCTCCAAATAAAAGCAATAACAGGGAGCAATAGTAAGAATGGCCAGAATGAAATAATTCCTAGGAAAAACCCTACAAAACTGTTCCATCCCTCGGTAAGAGAATCCACAAAACGACTTCCAAAACCAATTTTTGAAGTAGCTGAACTTCTCACTTTTTCCTTATATAAATTGAGATTTAAGGTGCTGTAATTTACCCGGTCATCAATAAACCGGAGCCTGCCTTCGGCGACATCAATCTCATCCTCCAATTCACGGATTTTCTCCTGAATTTCAATCATATCCTTTGTTGTAGCCGCTCCTTTAAGCATGTCGCGATATTTTTCCAGATAGATCTTTTTATTGGCTAATTTGATCGAAATATCAGTGTATTCCTCAGTGACATCATCAGAGGAAATATTCTTTGACAAGACAGAGCCTACACCGTCAGAAAAGGAATTCACAAGGGCATCAAAGCTTTTGTGGGGAACACGAATGATCAGATCAATATTTTCATCCATATCCGTATTTTGGAAATTTTCTTTCTGGATATAGGCATTGTTCTTCTTCAAAATATCATTCACCTGAGTTTGCGCTTTTTTAATATCTCCTACCTGGATTTTCATATCTCCATTTTTTATGATTTTCTTGGAGATGGTATCAGTGGAAGAATGTGTTCTGGAAGTATTGCCATTGGAATCTATATTTTCGGAAATTGAATTTGGAGGTAAAGGAGCCTTATTAGAAACTGCAGCTTCCATTGGTGGTGGGGGTGCTTCTTCCTTAGCATCGACCATATCAACATTTAAGCTGTTTTTATCCAATTCTGATTTATTACAGTTGAAAAGAATAAGGCAAAATAGAAGTAAAAGTATATTTTTCATGAACAGTTTTTGAAATTTTATCAAAAACTGTGCTTAAAATTGTTAAAATATTGAAATAAGTCTTGAATTTTATAAAATTAACATTTCTGATGTTTTAAAAGCTAGTCCACGCTTGGTTACTCCTATTTTGAAAGGTTAGTATCTGATCCCTGTCTTTTTTAAGATAAAGCTTAAAAGCCAAATAGGGCCAATCAAAAGAAACTGAAGATCTTTTAGAAAAGAAGGTTTTTTCCCTTCAATTTTATGTCCGATAAACTGAAAGATCCACGTAACAACAAAAACAATGAGGTAAAAGATCCAGGATTGCTTACCAAGATGGATATTAGTAAGATAAATAAAATGTTCTGCCAGGAGCATTATTATGATCATAATGATCCCAATTAATAAGGAAAGTCTTATATAGAACAGGCTGATCAGAATAATAGCAATCAAACTGATGATACTGATACATCCGAAGTAAGAAAGGCAGAAATGAGGGGATGGGATAAGGGAAATGAAACCAAGAATGGTACAGAAAATCAAAGGAACACAGATCCAGTGAATGAACTTATTGGTAGCGTTTTTATGACTTTTGCTATATTCTGCAAATAATAAATCAACCTTTCTCATAATGACGGAATTGGATAAATGCTAAAATAATAAAATTTTGTAATCGGTGAGAAGTTTGCTTACATTTGTGCTATGTCTGCCTTAGAAAAATTCGGAGTTGAAATCTCTACAGAACGTAATATTTTTGAGAGAATAGCTGTTGATAAGCCATTTCGGCCCGAAAACCCGGCATTTATTTTTATAAAATCTGGAACCATAAAACTTCGTCAGCACTTCAGTGATCTGGAGGTTTCTGCCAATATGTTTATGGTAACCGATCCTCAGACCGTTTATGAGGTGGTAGCAGTGAGTGATGATTTTCAGTCTAGAATGGTTTCCTACAAGAGAGATTTTATTTCAGCCTTATCTTTAAAATTCAACCGATTAATTACCTATCGTTATTTCAGGCAGCAGATGAATAAAGGAGTACCTTTTCCTGAAAATGAGATGGAAGTGGTATGGAAAAGTGTCAACTTTTTGAAATACATCCTTGATTCTGAAACTGAGATGCTGTACAAAAAAGAAATGGTGGAGCATCTTTTTTCTGTTTTCTGCTATCAGATGGCTGGGATCATTTCAAAGGAAGATAATAACTCGATGAACCAGATGTCCAGACAGGAAGAGATTGTTTTTGTATTTCTTACCGACCTTTCTGAACATCATCTTACAGAAAGAACTGTGGAGTTCTATGCGGAACGGCAATCAATTACAACCAGACATCTTTCGTCAGTTGTAAGGGAAGTAACGGGCAAAACGGCAAGTCACATCATTGCCTTAATTGTAATCAATGAAGCGAAAGTTCTTTTAAACTCTTCCAGTAAACCGGTTTCGGAGATTTCTTCAATCTTGGGATTTAGTGATCAATACGCATTTTCTCATTTTTTTAAGAAACATCTGGAGGTAAGCCCCAGACAATACAGACATCAGTTTGAAAGTTAAAATCCTACATTTGAACATCTTTTTCCAATAATCAAACATTTGATTGATTTTGTTGTTCACCTAACTTTGCATCTGTAAAACAAGGTAAAATGACAAAGAAATTAAAAACAGCACTATCGGTTCTGATAGCAGCTTTTCCTGCGCTGTTTTTTTCACAACAGATCAAACAGATGACTGCGGGTGAGGTCGCCGAATTGGCTCTTCAAAATCATCAGCAGTTGAAAGTTTCGGCTCAAAACATTGATATTGCAAAACAGAATATCAATGTTGTAAAGCTTCAGAAACTGCCCACTATCACAGCTTCTACAAGCCAGTTCTATCTGGGGGATGCTGTAGCCATCGATAAAGATTTTTCAAATTCTACAAAGGTTCCGATGCCTCATTATGGAAGTTCTTACGCGGTACAGGCAACACAACTGATCTTTAAAGGAGGATTGGTGAATAAGTCTATTGAAATGGCAGGACTTCGTGAGCAACTTTCTGAACTGGATCTGGAGAAAAACAAACAGGATGTAAAATTTTTGGTGATTTCAAATTATTTGGATGTGTACAAAATCATCAATCAAGAAGAAGTGTTTCAGAATAACAAGAAATTGGCTCAGGAACGTCTTAAAAACATTCAGAAGTTCTATCAGCAGGGAATGGTAACCAGAAACGAGGTCATTCGTGGAGAGTTAGCTCTTAAAAATCTGGATCAGGGCATTTTGACGCTTTCCAACAACAGAAAAATTCTTAATTATAATTTAAATATCGCGTTAGGGTTGTCTTCTGATACTGAAATTATTCCTACTGAAACGTTGGATAATAAAGAATCAGGAATCGGAATGGAATACTATACAAATCTTGCCCATGAGAGCAATCCCATACTGAAATCTGCACAGAAAAATATTGATGTTGCCGATAAGAATATTGAAATTATAAGAACAGACAATATGCCTACAGTGGCCGGGTTTGGTGGATACACTTTACAAAGACCAATTACTACGAGAAACCCTGTTCTGGATATGTATTCAGGAGGATGGCAGACAGGTGTTTCGCTTAGTTACAACATAGATAACCTGTATAAAACAAAGGAGAAGGTAAAATTGGGTGAGATTCAGAAGAACCAGGCCAATGATGCCAAGACGTTGGTACAGCAAAATGTAGACATGGGAGTAAACGCTGCCTATACAAAATATCAGGAAGCTATTCAGCGGGCGGATATTCTAAATGACTCCAAAAGCCTGGCAGAGGAAAACTACAAGATTACAGAAGCCAAATATTTGAATCAATTGGCTGTACAGGCAGAAATGATTGATGCGCAGAACCAGAAACTGCAATCGGAACTGGATTATGCCAATGCAGAAATTAATGTCTTGTATCAATATTATAATCTGCTGAAATCTACGGGAACACTTTAATTTTTAAAACTGAAAATCAACACAATGGAAAACAAGGAACAAACTACTCAAAATACAACGCCAGCTCCGGCAAGACCAAGTGGAGACGGTAAAAAAAAGGAAAACAAAAAAAATAAAATCAGAGCGATTATTTCCAATATTATCGTTTTTCTGGTTATCGGTTTTGGATTATTCTGGTTAATACGTGAATACTTCCATATCGGAAATAAGACCTATACTGAAGCTGCGCAGGTAGAAGAGTTTATTAACCCTATCAATACAAGGGTTTCAGCTTACATTAAAGAAATAAAATTCATTGAACACCAAAGAGTAAAAAAAGGAGATACCCTGGTTGTTCTTGATAATCGTGAGATCTTAACTCAATTGGGACAGGCTGAAGCTGCTTATCAAAATGCCACAGCACAAAAAACAGCTACAAGCTCTTCTGTGAATACTGTTTCCAATAATATCAACGTAATGCAATCCAATATTGCAGGTGCAAAAGCAAGACTTTGGAATGCGGAACAAAATTTAAACAGATATAAAAATCTTTTGGCTGCAGAAGCTGTTACAAGACAACAATATGATCAGGTAAAAACAGAATACGATGCTCAAAAAGCGGCTTATGAAACCTTAGTCAATCAGAAACAATCAGCAAACCTCTCCACTACAGAAGTAAAAAGCAAACTAGGAATCAATGATGCAGAGATTAAAAGAACAAAATCTGCACTGGATATGGCAAGAATCAATCTTTCCTATACGGTAATTACAGCTCCTTATGATGGAGTAATGGGAAGAAGAACGATTTCTGAGGGACAATTGATCCAGCCGGGACAACAGGTAGCAACCATTGTACTTAACAGTCAAAAATGGGTAACGGCCAACTTTCTGGAAAGCCAGATGCCTCACATTAAAGTAGGAGAAAAGATAACAATGTCTGCAGATGCATTGGGAGGGCAGAAATTTGAGGGAGTTGTAACTGCCATTTCTGCAGCAACAGGATCAAGATATTCAAATGTACCAACGGATAACTCAACCGGAAATTTCATCAAGGTACAGCAAAGAATTCCTGTAAGAATTGAATTTACAGCTTCCAATAAAAAGGAAAACCTGGATAAACTGAGCGCAGGGATGAATATGAACGTGAATATTAATGAACATTAAAAGATTAGAAAATTGACAATCTAAGTTCTAGTTTCTAACATCTAATTTTCAACATGTACAACAAAGGATTATATAGCGATTGGGTACCCAAACCCGTACAGCTGCTGCTGATCGTATTACTGCTCGCGGTGGTGATGCCTCTGGGTGGTGTATATACGGGGAATATCAGTTATCTGGTAAGTGGTACCGGCGCAATGACGGAATATTTTATGTGGGCCAACTATGCTACCACAATAGGAATGGGGGCTTGTATGCCGATTGTTCTCAGAATGAAGATGAGATTTAAGGTGAGGGATAAAATGGTGGCTTTATTGGTTCTTTTAGGAATGTTAAGCTATTTAAATGCAACCACTTTACATCCCATGGTTTTTGTATTCAGCTCTCTGCTGATAGGGTTTATGAAGATGATGGTGACCATTGAGTTGTTTTTACCATTGATGATGATGATCGGAAATCGTGGAATGTTCTATGGTGTGTTTTATACATTCGTTCTGGTGATGAATCAGGTAGCGGTTTATTACTCCGCGAAGTTTGCTCTTCTTTATAACTGGCAGCAGTTTTATATACTGACGTCTGTGTTATGTTTTATTCTTGCATTGATCCATTGGGTTTTTATGCATGATAAATACTTTGCACTCAAGGTTCCGCTCCATTATATTGACTGGTTGAGTATATTGCTTTTCATTTCAGCATTTATGTTTTCAGCCTATGTGTATTCCTTTGGGAGACAACAGGACTGGCTGAACTCCAAGAACATTATCAGTGCAAGTATTGCTGCTTTTGTAAGCTTTGCCCTGCTTAGCATTCGGCAGTTAACCTTAAAACGACCTTATCTTTCATTTAAGATTTTCAAAAGAAATAATGTACTGCATGGGCTGTTTATGTTATTCTGGCTAGGAATGTTCCTGGGAACAGCTACTCTTCAGAATACCTTTGCAGTGGGGGTGCTGGGATATGACCAGTTGACCAATGCTTGGCTAAGCATGTTGATGGTTCCGGGAATCATTATAGCGGGAATCATTGCTATTTTCTGGTTTAAAAAAGAAAAACCACTGAAAATGTATATTTTCTCAGGATTCTCTGCCATGATGGGATATGCCATTATCATGTACTTTTCAATGGTGCTGGAATTCAATTATGAAAACTGGTATCTGCCTATGTTTTTGAAAGGCTATGGAATGTGTTCTCTGTTTATCTCCGTATGGTTTTATACCTTGGATAAACTTGAGATGAATGATATGCTTGCTGCCATTGGATTGGTATTGGTATGGAGAACATTTCTGGCAGTAGGTATTTTCTCAGCAATATATTCTTGGTTTCAATATCATTTTCAGGTCATTGCGATAGGAGACCTTGCCGTTTATATGGATGGTGTGACCATATCTCCTCAAAATGTTGCCGCCAATATGAAAGCCATTCAGCTGAATGCCATTATTATAGCCAGTAAAAAGATCTTCGGATATATTATTCTGGCTGGTTCCGGAGTACTGATTTATGTGATCACCCACCATTTTGGAGCAAAACGCTTCCAGTATTTAAGATTTGTAAGAATCATTGGTGGTAAATCTGTGATTGCAAGACGAAGACTTCGTGAACGCAAAAAATTATTAGAAGAAATAAAAGACGCAGCCGGACCTGCGATCTAAAAAATACCTTGTTTTTCACTAGTAAAATCCTGGATCTTTCATAGACCGGGATTTTACGTTTTTAGAGCTGTTTATGAAACTATACCTCACATAATTTTTTATGGAATTCATGAAAAATTTCATCTTTTACTATTTTTATTGCTTCTAAATAAAAATTATATTTGCCGGATTATAAAACTTTGATTTGAAGGAATGAAAAAGCAGTATGCATTCATAGGTCTGCTGGCTTCGGGATTATTCTTTTCCCAAACCGCTAAGGATTCTATAGCCTCTAAAGGTATTGATGATGTTGTGATCGTCGCATCCAGAAAACCCACAAAAATATCTGAAATTCCGGGTACAGTTTGGGTAGTACAGAAGGAAAAAATCCAGGAACAGGCCAAAAGTGGAGTTCCCATTAAGGAAATGTTATCCATCCTGATTCCAAGCATGGACATCGGCCCTCAGGGAAGAACCAATTACGGACAGAATATGAGAGGGCGTTCAGCTTTGGTAATGATAGACGGGGTTTCTTTGAATAGTATCCGTGCCATCAGCCGTCAGTTAGATGCCATTGATCCTTTTAATATCGAAAGAATCGAGGTCCTTTCCGGAGCAAGCTCTGTTTATGGTGGAAATGCAACCGGTGGTATTATTAATATCATTACAAAGATTCCATCCAAAAAAGGAATTAGCGGAGAGACAGAAGTGGGGGTACGTACCGGTTTTATGGGAAAAGATGACCATGATTTCCGTGCAGCACAATCCATTGCAGGAAAAGGAGAGAAGTTCTTCGGAAGATTAGGAGTTGCTTACCAGCAGAATGGTGGAGTATACGGAGCCGATCAAAAGCAGCTTTTTACAGATATTACACAAACTGACCTTCAGTATAACCAGTCGATTGACATATTGGCGACAGGGGGATACCAGTTTAACAATAAACATAAAATAACAGCCTCCCTTCAGTATTACAACTCCAAGTTTAATGGAGACAGAAGCTTATATTTGGGCGATAACCTGAGTGCTTTTACAAAGAAAAACGGGAGCTTACTGGAAATGAGGGATGGTTTTTCCTCCGATAAAAGCGTAGGAACAGAACGTTATATGGGAACGGTAGCCTACACCGGAAACGGAATTCTTGGCGGGCAGGACCTGTATGTGCAATTTGCTACCCGTGGTGAAAAACTAGGATTTTATCCTTTCCCGGGGAATGTAAACATCAATGCTACAGATAAAATTGCCTACATGTCTTCCTCACAGCAAGACACCTATTACTCAGGAATAAAAGCCCTATTGTCAAAATCCTGGAGAGGATTGAATGTAACCTATGGAGCTGATATAGATTTTGAAAAATTTGAAGGAAATCAATCCGTTTATAATATTGCGAAAACAATGTCCAGCGGAGGACTGATCAACGAAACTCAATACAGCCTGGGGAGATATCCTACCAACCACTCTCAGAGTTATGCAGGATATGTTCAGGCTAAGTATAATATTATACCTAAGCTACAGATTAATGCCGGATTGCGTTATCAGCACATCAATGTGAAGATGGATGATTTTGTAGGATCTGAGCAGCAAACACAGATTGCTATGGGCTACGGACAGTCTGCATCTGCCATTCCCGGAGGTGAAAGTTCTTATAATGTAACATTGGCTAATGCCGGATTACTTTATAAAATCAATGAGCAGCACCAGGTTTGGGGAACATTTTCACAAGGAGCAAGTTTAGCAGATCCTGCTAAGTTCTACGGAATTGGGAAATATGTACTCAATGGAGCCCATTGGGGAGTGGTCTCTAGTATTAATGTAAAAGAACAGCCTTTACAAGCCATCAAAACCAACCAATTTGAAGGAGGATACCGTGTCAATAAAGGAGGATTGAGAGCACAGGTTGCCGGATTTTTAAGTACTTCAGACAAGACGGTTACTGTAGACAGAAAAACGTTCCAGATCCTTGTCAATGATTTAAAATTGAGAAATATGGGAATCGAAGCTGAGATTTCCTATTCCATGAACAATGGTATTTACTTCGGAGCAAGCGGACTTTTAATCAAGTCTGAGGTAGATAACAAGGGAGAGTGGCAGAAACAGGATATTTCCAGTGCTTCACCATCAAAATTGGTGACTTATATTGGATATAATGTTCAGAACTGGTCATTCAGATTCCAGTCACTGCAGAATTTCAAGCAGAAGGATGAACTTAATAATGTAGTTGAAGGTTACAATACTTCCGATCTTATGGTAGGATACCGTTTCAACTGGGGGAAATTCAACCTGGGTATTCAGAATGTATTCAATACAGATTATCAGACGATCTGGAGCAAGCGTTCTCAGGTTTTATATTCCAGCTACGGAATTCCTGAATTGTTTAATTATAAAGGAAGAGGCAGAACATTCAACCTGTCTTATACATTTGAATTTTAAAAATAAGACTAGAGTAGTAATGCTTTAGTCTGAATTGAAATACTTTCTACCCATCCGGTTTTCAGCATGGACTGGAAACCGGATTTCTTTTCTCCCAAACTCAACACTCTCAAACCCTCAAACTCTCAAACCCTCAAACCCTCAAACTCTCCAACGCTCCAACGCACTCTCTCAAACTTAAACCCAAAACTTTGAACTTTATCCTCTGAAGCCGTATCTTTGCTCTATGAAAGATTTAATGGGCAGAGCGATCTGGGATTATTATCATAATGAAAATCCTGAAGATCTGCAGACTGAAACGTCAATTTCTGAACTGGATGAACTTCCGGTGGACTATTTATTCAGAGATGTTGAAGATATGAATGACATTGAGCAGAAAGCATTGCATTTATCCAAGGGAAAAGTATTGGATATTGGAGCAGGAGCCGGTTCTCATGCCCTATATCTTCAAAATGATGCCAATCTTGACGTGCTGGCATTGGATATTTCTCCAAAATCTATCGAAGTCTGCCAATTGAGAGGAGTAAAAAGAGCTGTATGTGAAAATATTCTGGATTTTTCAGGAGAAACATTTGATACGATCTTATTATTGATGAACGGTACAGGAATTTTTGAAAAATTGTCTAAAATTGACACTTATCTTCAGAAATTAAGATCATTACTGAATGATGGTGGCCAAATTCTGATTGACAGTACAGATATCCTCTATATGTTTGACCGCGATGAAGATGGGGGAGTTTATATTCCTGCCGGAGGTTATTATGGTGAACTGGAGTACGTGGTTCATTACAAAGGAGAATCCGAAAAACCGATCACATGGCTCTACCTTGATTTCAATACCTTGAAGAATGCTGCTGAAAATAATGGCTTTGCCATAGAAAAAGTATTGCAGGATGAAGATTGTTATTTGGCTAAACTGACTAAGAAATAACTTGAGAATAAACCTTGATAGTTGATGGTAATCAAAATCACCATTACTGTACAAATAAGGATTGGAAAAATATAAGAAGCTGCTCTGTAGGGCAGCTTTTTAGGTGTAAAAAGGACCCAGAAACCCAATAAAATTAAGCTCCCTAATCCAGCTATTATAAATTCAGGATTCTGTTTAATGGAAAAAATATTCTTGGACCTTACTGTGTGAGTCATCAAAACAAGAAAATTATGGATAGGCAGAAATACAAAACCGAAAATGAAAGTAAGAGCGGCCGGAACGTATTTTTTGAGTTTGATGAAATTAAGACCCAATAAAATTGCTCCGGGTATTGTTCCTAAAATAAGACTGATGATGAGTATCAGTGTTCTCGGAAATAATTTGATAGCATTTGGATCTTCAGTAATATGGTCTCTCCACAGTTCTTTCTCTTCTGCAAGCTTGGCTTCCTCCGCTTCTATTTTATTGCGAATTATTTGCTGAACAGCCATTTCTTCCTGTTCAGTGAAAATACGCCCTCTTTCTTTCAAAATATCAAATGCCATTTGTACAGCTTCAGGGACAAAACGATTGTCCTCTTTTAAATATTTTTCGAGTTCGAAATCGGGGAGTTTCCTTAAGACGCTTCTGTTAACCATAATAATGACTGCAAATATAAATCTTTATAGCATAAAAAAGAGACTGCCAAAAGGCAGTCTCTTAAATA containing:
- a CDS encoding MFS transporter, producing MYNKGLYSDWVPKPVQLLLIVLLLAVVMPLGGVYTGNISYLVSGTGAMTEYFMWANYATTIGMGACMPIVLRMKMRFKVRDKMVALLVLLGMLSYLNATTLHPMVFVFSSLLIGFMKMMVTIELFLPLMMMIGNRGMFYGVFYTFVLVMNQVAVYYSAKFALLYNWQQFYILTSVLCFILALIHWVFMHDKYFALKVPLHYIDWLSILLFISAFMFSAYVYSFGRQQDWLNSKNIISASIAAFVSFALLSIRQLTLKRPYLSFKIFKRNNVLHGLFMLFWLGMFLGTATLQNTFAVGVLGYDQLTNAWLSMLMVPGIIIAGIIAIFWFKKEKPLKMYIFSGFSAMMGYAIIMYFSMVLEFNYENWYLPMFLKGYGMCSLFISVWFYTLDKLEMNDMLAAIGLVLVWRTFLAVGIFSAIYSWFQYHFQVIAIGDLAVYMDGVTISPQNVAANMKAIQLNAIIIASKKIFGYIILAGSGVLIYVITHHFGAKRFQYLRFVRIIGGKSVIARRRLRERKKLLEEIKDAAGPAI
- a CDS encoding TonB-dependent receptor yields the protein MKKQYAFIGLLASGLFFSQTAKDSIASKGIDDVVIVASRKPTKISEIPGTVWVVQKEKIQEQAKSGVPIKEMLSILIPSMDIGPQGRTNYGQNMRGRSALVMIDGVSLNSIRAISRQLDAIDPFNIERIEVLSGASSVYGGNATGGIINIITKIPSKKGISGETEVGVRTGFMGKDDHDFRAAQSIAGKGEKFFGRLGVAYQQNGGVYGADQKQLFTDITQTDLQYNQSIDILATGGYQFNNKHKITASLQYYNSKFNGDRSLYLGDNLSAFTKKNGSLLEMRDGFSSDKSVGTERYMGTVAYTGNGILGGQDLYVQFATRGEKLGFYPFPGNVNINATDKIAYMSSSQQDTYYSGIKALLSKSWRGLNVTYGADIDFEKFEGNQSVYNIAKTMSSGGLINETQYSLGRYPTNHSQSYAGYVQAKYNIIPKLQINAGLRYQHINVKMDDFVGSEQQTQIAMGYGQSASAIPGGESSYNVTLANAGLLYKINEQHQVWGTFSQGASLADPAKFYGIGKYVLNGAHWGVVSSINVKEQPLQAIKTNQFEGGYRVNKGGLRAQVAGFLSTSDKTVTVDRKTFQILVNDLKLRNMGIEAEISYSMNNGIYFGASGLLIKSEVDNKGEWQKQDISSASPSKLVTYIGYNVQNWSFRFQSLQNFKQKDELNNVVEGYNTSDLMVGYRFNWGKFNLGIQNVFNTDYQTIWSKRSQVLYSSYGIPELFNYKGRGRTFNLSYTFEF
- a CDS encoding class I SAM-dependent methyltransferase, with protein sequence MKDLMGRAIWDYYHNENPEDLQTETSISELDELPVDYLFRDVEDMNDIEQKALHLSKGKVLDIGAGAGSHALYLQNDANLDVLALDISPKSIEVCQLRGVKRAVCENILDFSGETFDTILLLMNGTGIFEKLSKIDTYLQKLRSLLNDGGQILIDSTDILYMFDRDEDGGVYIPAGGYYGELEYVVHYKGESEKPITWLYLDFNTLKNAAENNGFAIEKVLQDEDCYLAKLTKK